The stretch of DNA GGCCGGCGGTCCTCTTCCTGCACGGCTGGAGTGACTACTTCTTCAACGTGGACCTGGCCCGGTTCTGGAACTCGGCAGGCTACGACTTCTACGCCCTGGACATGCACAACCACGGCAGGAGCCTGCGCCCGGATGCTCCGGGTGGCTATGTGGCGAATCTGGCCGACTACGACGCCGAGATTGAGGCGGCCTGCGTCCTCATTGGGGGCGGGGCCCCGCCCCCGCCCATTACCCTCATGGGCCATTCGACCGGGGGGCTCGTAGCGGCGCTGTGGACCGCACGGAATCCGGCTTTCGTGGCGCGGCTGGTGCTCAACAGCCCCTGGCTGGAAATGCACGGCAGCTCGCTGGTCCGCCGCGCCGCGTCAGGACTCATGGCGCCCATGGCGAGGCTCAGGCCCGAGGCCGTCCTGCGGCTGCCCGAACGGGGATTCTATTGGCGGACCATCAGCAGCGCGGCCGAGGGAGAATGGACCCTCGACGACCGGTACAGGCCGCCGATGGCCTTCCCGGTGCGGGCAGGCTGGATAAGCGCGGTCTTGGCCGGCCACGCCCAGGTTGCCCGTGGCCTGGATATTCCAGTGCCGGTCCTTGTGCTCTTGTCTTCCGGGAGTGCTACGGGCCTTCTGTGGTCCGAGGAGATGCGCCGCAGGGACGCGGTGCTCGATGTGAACATCATCGGTGCCAGGGCCCTGGCTTTGGGCCGGAGCGTCACGGTGGAGCGGATCGAAGGAGCCCTCCATGACGTCTTCCTCTCACCCGCGGATGTCCGTACCGACGCATACGCGCGCCTGGCCCGATGGCTGAACGCCTATGGCGCAGGCGAACCACCCAAACCCGAGGGGCCCCCAGCATGACAGGGACAGCTCCCGGCAACAGCAACGCCGCGGGCCGCTGGCTGCCGGACGTCCTGGGGCATGGGTTCGAAAAGCGTACTTTGCCGCTGGCCCCGGATAACGAAGGGGCTGTGGAGGCGACGCTGGTCCGCTGCGTCCTGCCAGTAGCGCCGGGTGTGCGTGATGCCGGTCAACCACCGCAAGCGGTCCTCTACGTCCACGGCTGGGCTGACTACTTCCTGCAGGCGGAGCTTGCCGAGTACCTTGCTGGGAGCGGCTTTGCGTTCTATGCAATAGACCTGCGCAAGTTCGGCCGCAGCCTCAGGCCTTGGCAGACCCCGGGCTACACGGACAACCTGGACGTCTACGACGAGGACCTCTCCGCCGCGATCCAGGCAATCCAAGACGACGTGGCGCAAACCCACCGCGCAGAAGCCGCACCCGCGGTGCACCTTCTGGCCCACTCGTTGGGCGGACTGGTGGCCGCCCTCTGGGCGGACCGGAATCCCGGACTGGTCAGGACGCTGGTCCTTAACTCCCCCTGGTTGGAACTCCAGGGCAGCAGCATTATCCGGACCATCGCCATGCACCTGGTGGACCCGCTTTCCAGGGCAGACCCGCGGCGGCCACTCTGGCTTCCGGAAATGCCCGGTTACTGGCAAAGCGTGAGTTCCGAGTCCCATGGCGAGTGGCACCTTGATCCGGTGTGGCGGCCGAGGGCCTCGTTCCCCATCCGCGCAGGCTGGGCAAAAGCGGTACTGGCCGGCCACGCAGCGGTGGAACGCCGGCTGCACATCCAGGCCCCGGTGCTGGTGATGCTCTCGGAACGCACGCACATCCAGATCGAGTGGTCTGCGGACCTGATGGAAGCTGACGCTGTGATCAATGTGGAGGAGACAGCCGGACGCTCCCTGCGGCTCGGACGGCGGGTCAGCGTCTTCCGGTACCCCGGCGCCCTCCACGACATCTTCCTGTCCCGCAGGGGCGTCCGGGAAGAAGCGTGCCGGGACCTGGCTGCCTGGCTGATGGCCGTCCCTTTTTAGGCCCTGTCCCAGACAGTGCCGGGCAGCCCCGTGTTGGCGGCTTAAGCGCCGGTCTGCGCCGCCGCGTCCACTGCGCCGCCGTAGCGCCGATCACGCTGCGCGTATTCCTCTACCGCGGCCCACAGCGTCCGCCTGTCCAC from Pseudarthrobacter chlorophenolicus A6 encodes:
- a CDS encoding alpha/beta hydrolase, with the translated sequence MAWEEDILGVEFQSLAFRAMGADGVERTATLVRFRPEPDGGAAPRRQRPAVLFLHGWSDYFFNVDLARFWNSAGYDFYALDMHNHGRSLRPDAPGGYVANLADYDAEIEAACVLIGGGAPPPPITLMGHSTGGLVAALWTARNPAFVARLVLNSPWLEMHGSSLVRRAASGLMAPMARLRPEAVLRLPERGFYWRTISSAAEGEWTLDDRYRPPMAFPVRAGWISAVLAGHAQVARGLDIPVPVLVLLSSGSATGLLWSEEMRRRDAVLDVNIIGARALALGRSVTVERIEGALHDVFLSPADVRTDAYARLARWLNAYGAGEPPKPEGPPA
- a CDS encoding alpha/beta hydrolase, with protein sequence MTGTAPGNSNAAGRWLPDVLGHGFEKRTLPLAPDNEGAVEATLVRCVLPVAPGVRDAGQPPQAVLYVHGWADYFLQAELAEYLAGSGFAFYAIDLRKFGRSLRPWQTPGYTDNLDVYDEDLSAAIQAIQDDVAQTHRAEAAPAVHLLAHSLGGLVAALWADRNPGLVRTLVLNSPWLELQGSSIIRTIAMHLVDPLSRADPRRPLWLPEMPGYWQSVSSESHGEWHLDPVWRPRASFPIRAGWAKAVLAGHAAVERRLHIQAPVLVMLSERTHIQIEWSADLMEADAVINVEETAGRSLRLGRRVSVFRYPGALHDIFLSRRGVREEACRDLAAWLMAVPF